In Candidatus Latescibacter sp., one genomic interval encodes:
- a CDS encoding CRTAC1 family protein has translation MKRCLVFAAVMVLGTGAVFSQNELHNLFLNGVLFQDVTEQSGFIHQGHGKCTAMADFDMDGKLDIYISVVYGRNKLFHNEGKLRFRDVTESYGVACPFDTHGIAIADFNNDGYLDMFVANNLEALSEKRGEVLQPNFFYIGGDEGFVEYAVPSRLDGGPFNYSCGVTTADVNGDGLLDIYVAKGGYRSGPTCANSLFINNGDGAYRDIAKQAGVADEGNGYCCSFCDYDNDGLPDLYVGNLNDKDDQGARRLYHNEGNLKFTDVTKKLGMQANGYNVTCLWLDVDNDGFQDLFLANSSGTGASADAKFGANTLFHNNGNGTFTDISKQAGVDIVTNSRGATFGDIDNDGDLDIYVTNSRYESLVLLNDGKGKFTEAHEKTGGSVYYGHGCAFGDLDNDGDLDLTVGNWRRPGSSNPGEWKLFENKTNNRNYIKLNLEGAKSNRSAVMSKASLYDAGKAGDRSALRGYREVWAGSGTFPGNPLQVHFGADSSRKYDIVVTFPSGQETVLRNIDPGQTLKVVEGK, from the coding sequence ATGAAACGCTGTCTGGTATTCGCTGCGGTCATGGTTCTTGGAACGGGAGCGGTGTTTTCTCAGAATGAACTCCATAACCTTTTTTTAAACGGCGTCCTGTTCCAGGATGTGACCGAACAGTCAGGTTTCATACACCAGGGACACGGCAAGTGCACCGCCATGGCGGATTTCGACATGGATGGGAAACTCGATATCTACATCAGCGTCGTGTATGGCCGTAACAAGCTCTTTCACAACGAGGGGAAGCTCCGTTTCCGCGATGTTACCGAATCGTACGGGGTCGCATGCCCTTTTGACACGCATGGCATAGCCATTGCCGATTTCAACAATGACGGCTATCTGGACATGTTTGTCGCCAATAACCTGGAGGCACTTTCAGAGAAACGGGGAGAGGTCTTGCAGCCCAATTTCTTCTATATCGGCGGAGATGAGGGGTTTGTGGAATACGCGGTGCCTTCACGGCTGGACGGCGGGCCGTTCAACTATTCCTGCGGGGTGACCACCGCCGATGTAAACGGGGACGGTCTCCTCGATATTTATGTCGCCAAGGGCGGTTACCGCAGCGGCCCGACCTGCGCCAATTCCCTCTTCATAAATAACGGCGACGGCGCCTACCGTGATATCGCCAAACAAGCCGGGGTGGCAGACGAAGGGAACGGGTACTGCTGCTCGTTCTGCGATTACGACAACGACGGCCTTCCCGATCTCTATGTGGGCAACCTGAACGACAAGGATGATCAAGGCGCCCGCCGCCTTTACCACAACGAAGGAAACCTGAAATTTACCGATGTCACCAAAAAGCTGGGGATGCAGGCGAACGGCTACAATGTAACTTGCCTCTGGTTGGATGTTGACAATGACGGTTTTCAGGACCTTTTTCTCGCCAACAGCTCCGGCACCGGCGCGTCCGCAGATGCAAAATTCGGCGCCAATACCCTTTTTCACAACAACGGCAACGGCACATTCACCGACATTTCAAAACAGGCCGGAGTGGACATCGTGACCAACAGCCGCGGCGCTACGTTCGGCGACATCGACAACGACGGCGACCTGGATATCTATGTTACCAACAGCCGCTATGAATCGCTCGTTTTGCTGAACGACGGCAAGGGGAAATTCACGGAAGCCCACGAAAAAACCGGCGGCTCCGTTTACTACGGGCATGGCTGCGCGTTCGGGGACCTTGACAATGACGGCGACCTCGATCTTACAGTTGGAAACTGGCGCCGTCCCGGCTCCAGTAATCCGGGGGAATGGAAACTCTTCGAAAACAAGACCAACAACAGGAATTACATCAAACTCAATCTGGAAGGCGCCAAATCCAATCGCTCGGCGGTCATGAGCAAGGCCAGCCTCTACGACGCCGGAAAGGCGGGGGATAGATCAGCCCTGCGGGGATACCGCGAAGTCTGGGCGGGAAGCGGAACTTTCCCCGGCAACCCGCTTCAGGTGCATTTTGGCGCCGATTCTTCCCGGAAGTACGACATCGTGGTTACATTTCCCTCAGGGCAGGAAACGGTGTTGAGAAATATCGATCCGGGACAGACTTTGAAAGTAGTGGAGGGGAAGTAA